A stretch of the Medicago truncatula cultivar Jemalong A17 chromosome 5, MtrunA17r5.0-ANR, whole genome shotgun sequence genome encodes the following:
- the LOC11430932 gene encoding uncharacterized protein has protein sequence MFKSNSTRRGHEKYEKLDKEFGGHNETSNEEYLKRSTSVPSGPSNIKTNMAMASTLGDINLQRNPTKKASSDHKEKSTTHPLLNFFDFRRKKKATSKPEFARYVEYLKEGGMWDSNSNKPVIYYK, from the coding sequence ATGTTTAAATCCAATAGTACTAGAAGAGGCCATGAGAAGTATGAGAAATTAGATAAAGAATTTGGTGGACATAATGAGACTTCAAATGAAGAGTATTTGAAGAGGAGCACAAGTGTTCCTTCAGGGCCATCAAATATAAAGACAAATATGGCTATGGCTTCAACCTTAGGGGATATTAATCTACAAAGAAACCCAACAAAGAAAGCAAGTAGTGATCATAAGGAGAAGAGTACTACTCATCCACTTCTCAATTTCTTTGATTTTCGGAGAAAGAAGAAAGCAACATCAAAGCCTGAATTTGCAAGATATGTTGAGTATTTGAAGGAAGGAGGCATGTGGGATTCTAATTCAAATAAACCTGTGATTTATTATAAATGA